One segment of Rosa chinensis cultivar Old Blush chromosome 6, RchiOBHm-V2, whole genome shotgun sequence DNA contains the following:
- the LOC112170946 gene encoding metalloendoproteinase 5-MMP, translating to MQASIAESRQLHEAKAAIGVDELGTYLRTFGYLMKDSNDKQQQQQLLESALKMYQKTYHLNVTGKLNSETKELINTPRRGLPDHNLINGSVQMGSYQAFFNLGPTKWPPTMYHLPYRISARDETPIGNDALAQACAQAFGLWAGVSNFTFTSVGLDAPHQLDISFRRGQHRHGKPFDGILRHAFYPMAGLMHLDADENWSLTWPKYDQYDLVEYTSTLCCSST from the coding sequence ATGCAGGCTTCAATAGCCGAGTCCCGTCAGTTGCATGAGGCCAAGGCGGCCATAGGGGTTGATGAGCTTGGAACCTACCTAAGAACCTTTGGATATCTTATGAAGGACTCCAATGataagcagcagcagcagcagctcttGGAATCTGCACTAAAGATGTACCAGAAAACCTACCACTTAAATGTTACTGGAAAGCTCAATTCCGAAACAAAGGAACTGATAAACACTCCACGACGTGGACTGCCTGATCATAATCTCATCAATGGTAGTGTTCAAATGGGTTCCTATCAAGCCTTCTTTAATCTTGGACCTACAAAATGGCCACCTACAATGTACCATCTCCCATACAGAATCTCTGCCAGAGATGAAACCCCAATTGGGAACGACGCTTTGGCTCAAGCATGTGCTCAGGCATTCGGATTATGGGCCGGTGTTTCCAACTTTACATTCACAAGCGTTGGACTAGACGCCCCCCATCAACTCGACATTAGCTTTCGTCGGGGTCAGCATCGACATGGGAAACCATTTGATGGCATATTAAGGCATGCATTCTACCCCATGGCTGGACTTATGCATTTGGATGCAGATGAGAATTGGAGTTTGACATGGCCAAAATATGACCAATACGACTTAGTCGAGTATACCAGTACCCTTTGTTGTTCTTCGACTTAG